A region of the Candidatus Schekmanbacteria bacterium genome:
TCAACCAAAAATGCAGGAGAGAGAAGATGACTGAAGAATATTCATTTCCACCATATATGGAAACAATGGAAGAAGCAATAAAAGTATTTGGCGGAGAAAAACAAACGACATATAAGGGCAAAGACATTACACCTCTATGGGACCTGAAAGGTGAAGGTTTCTCGAGCTATAAATATCTGTATAAAGCACCCAAATTGGAGAAAATCTGCATTGGATTTCAAAATTTCAGGGATATGTTGATGTCATATGCTTTGATGATCTTCCCTGACGATGAACATGCGCTTCCTATTTTTTCATCATATTGGGCAGAAAGCAAGAAAGGCAGTTACTTTATTGCCGATTTCTATCCCACAGCGGACTGTATTGTCGATATCCCATATATGGAAAAATATCTCGAACCGTTGGAAGATGCCTATGCAAAGGGATTTGAAATGTTCAAAGGGAAAGACGAAAGAAATCCCAACTGGTTCAGAGCATTAATTTCACCTTACTGTCTTACCGGCAGTATCGCACCGAGTACAAAGGAATCGCAAAAGAAACTTATGGAAATCACATTGGATTACTTCAATATCTATGTTGACCTTTGGAAAAAGGATGAGCCGCGTGACCCTGAATATATGAAGCGTCTCAATGAGAGGAAAGAAGCAATTCGACTGAATTTCAGAGAAAAAGATCCGGGCGGCCTTATGATGGTTAGGGCTGTTGGGGAAGAGCTTGCAGAATTATCTCTTTATACACTCTTCTAATCCCAATTCAATAATATAAATAGCAGTATAAAAGAAATGATATTCTAAATTTACTCGAACTTTGCTTTCTCAAACTCAGACGAATCAGTGAAACTCCAAACCGCCGCAAATGTTTATCGCTTGTCCTGTAATATAATCAGAGTCTGACGAAGCAAGAAAAGCAATACCGGCCGCTAAATCTTCAGGTTTGCCAACGCGCTGAATTGGAAGCTGTCCTGACATCATTGCCTGCTCAGCAACCATCTTTACCATACTTCCCTCAGGCATATTTACCGCTTTGTCTCCCGTATGCCATATAGGAGTATCTATCAAACCCGGACATATGCAGTTCACATTTATATCATTTATCGCAAGCTCACAGGCAAGGGCTTTTGTAAAACCGATAACAGCGGCTTTTGAAGACACATATGCTCCACCACCTCCGCCTTGAGGACTTTTCCCCATTGTAGATGAAAAAGTTATTATCTTTCCTTTTATCCCTTTTTCTACCATATGCCTACCAATGATTTGACAGCAGAGAAACATCCCCGTAAGGTTTACATCAAAAACCCACTGCCACTTATCCAACGATTGTTCAAGGATAGGATCATTCTTATCTCCTACCCCTGCACTATAAACGAGGATATCAATATGCTCCATTGCTGTTATTGCATCATCGGCGAATTTTTTGATCTCTTGCGGTTTGGAAGCATCAACAATAAAACCGATAGCTTTCCTGCCTAGCTTCTCAACTTCAGCCACAGCTCTTTCAACACGCTCTTTGACGATATCACCAATTACGATGTTAGCTCCTTCCTTCGCCATTCTTATTGCACCTGCCTTTCCAATCCCACTTCCACCGCCAAGGACTACGGCATTTTTCCCCTCTAGTCTTCTACAGCCTCCTGTCATCTTCAGAGCCTCCTAAACAATTCAAAAATTTATTGTTATTCTATTCCTCTGCCAAGAGCAATGTAATATGAACGGTGTGTAACTCCCGGCTCACCCTTTTCTTCAGCAATCTTTTCTGCAGTTTCAATGAATTTTTTCACATTTCCTCTATTCAGTTTTTCGCCAAGCAATGCGCTTGCAAGGGCATATTGAGCATGTCCGCACCATTTTTTATTGCAGTTCTGTTGGACAAACTCGAGATTTTCACGCGCCTTTGCTGAAATATCAAGACACTGCTCGACAGTTTCATCGTCACAAAGCACACATGCCATATAATGGTCTGTTATCGCAGGTTTCGGCTCAGGCAGGTTTTCCTCAATTTTTTTGTACTCGAGATTTACCCCCATATTACTTATGGCTTTGTCAAGCAAGGATGGGAATACTGTCCTTGCGCCTGACGAATCTCGCAGCTCTTCTGCACAACGCATTATCTTTTTGACCGTTTCAGGCGATACTGTGCCATCTGAGAGCATCGTGCTAAGATTACAAACTGAATGGCAACACCATTTCCCTTTAATCCATTCATGTGTTGCTTCTTCATAGGCGGCATTTAATTCCTTCTTCCCAAAGCAAAATTTTGTA
Encoded here:
- a CDS encoding SDR family oxidoreductase, whose product is MTGGCRRLEGKNAVVLGGGSGIGKAGAIRMAKEGANIVIGDIVKERVERAVAEVEKLGRKAIGFIVDASKPQEIKKFADDAITAMEHIDILVYSAGVGDKNDPILEQSLDKWQWVFDVNLTGMFLCCQIIGRHMVEKGIKGKIITFSSTMGKSPQGGGGGAYVSSKAAVIGFTKALACELAINDINVNCICPGLIDTPIWHTGDKAVNMPEGSMVKMVAEQAMMSGQLPIQRVGKPEDLAAGIAFLASSDSDYITGQAINICGGLEFH